From Hoeflea sp. 108:
GGATGCGGTTCGGCAACGAGGCGCACGTCGACGACGTCGACCGGAAGGATCACGTTGCGCGGAATGTCAAAGGCCAAGGCGAGCACTCTCAGGCGATATCGAGGGTGACGGCGACGGGGCAATGGTCGGAGGCCTTGGGCCTGTCCCAGCCGGCGCGCGGATAACGTTCGACCTCCTGGCCGGGCGGAAAGACGGTGCGCCAGGGCTGGCCGCGGCGCACGATGTCGGGCCTCGCCTGCACATTGCTCCGTGCCAGCGATGGCGACAAGAGGATGTAGTCGAGCTGGCACAGGTGCCGCTCCTGCGGACCGCGCGTATGGTAGAGCGTCCAGCGCTCCATCTCCGGCAGGCGCTCGACCACGTTCTCTGCAAAGCCGTCAGCCAAGAGCACGTCGAGGCACGAGCCCGTCTCGTTGACGGGCGTGAAGCTGTAGCCCTGGTAGCTGTCGCCGCCGATCACCAGCTTCTGGCGATAGTCGTTCATGTCGCCGCAGATCACCCAGCGCTTGTCGGCGACATGATCCTTGCCGAAGCGGTCCTCGATGATGCGCCTGACGGCCTTGGCCTCGGCGATGCGGATCGGCATGGTCGCGTCGCGGCCGTTCAGGCCATTGCGCGGCGAGCCCATCGACTTGAAGTGCACCGAATAGATGGTCAGCGGCTTGCCGCCGATCTTGACGTCGATCTCCAGGCAGTCGCGGCGGAAGATGCGTTCGAACGGCTCCTGCCCCAGTGCTGCGAGTTCCGGCGTGTGCAGCCCGAACTGCTCGAAGGTCACATGCGCGTGGCTGGTCATGCGCACGAACTCGATCGGCTGGCCCTGCGCGGTCTCGGCCCGCATCATCACAGCCACGTCGATGCCACGGCTGTCGTTGCCGGAGGTCGTGTATTTGTGCTGGTAGCCCTGCCCGACCATCTTGAACAAATAGCCATATTCGAAGGCCTTCAGCGCCTCGATATTGTCGACCTCCTGCAGGCAGATGATGTCGGCGCGTGTCTCGGCGATGGCGAGCGCGGTCAGTTGCCGCATGTCATCGGCATGCGCAATGGCACGGGCCTGCTCGAGCACCCTGTACTCGGCCTCGCTGTGTATCTCGAACAGCGCAAGCGTTCGATCCTCGTTGAGCTGATTGCGATAGCCGGAATAATCGAACCTGTTCATCAGGTTCTCGACATTGAAGGTGGCAAGGCGCAGCGACATGGACGCGAGCATTGCCCGCAAGATGCGTCAAACACAAGCCCCGTCGGGGGCAAGCAAGTCGTTCATTGCACGTTCAGGCTGCGCAGCGGAAAATGCGGCACCTGGATCGAAACTGTGGGCTGGGGCCTTTGGGATTCGGACTATGGAGACGACCATGCAACGCACCCTTTCATCCCTTGCCCGTTCGGGACTTGTCGCCCTCGGCCTTGTCGCCGGCTTGCCCTTTGCCGTATCGGCCGGGCCGATCAGCCTGGGGTCCATGCCATTGGCCAACGCCCAGCCAACGGATCTCACCCCCATTCCAGTCCAAAGTCGCTGCGGCAGCCTGCCGGGATGCCGCGATAGCTGGAGCCGTGAAAACTGGCGTCAGGATGGCTGGCGCCGCGACGATTGGCGACGTAACGATTGGCGTCGTGACGGCTGGAGGGACGACTGGCGCTGGCGGCACCGCCCGCAGCACCGGCGCAACTTCAGCGGCACCGGAATCTACCTGAACTTCGGCATTCCGGCGTACCGCTATTACGAGCCGCGTTACTACCAGCCACGTTATGTCCAGCCGCGCCGCATCTATCGCGGCGAGGCATCTTCGGCCCATGTCCGCTGGTGCTATAACCGCTACCGTTCGTATCGGGCCTGGGACAACACCTTCCAGCCCTACAACGGCCCCCGCCAACAGTGCTGGTCGCCTTATCGCTGAACACGCTCGCCTGGTCGGTCTGCCGCGTCGGCGCGGCAGATCGCATAACATGATATTTACAAGTCAAGTGTATGAAGCCGTCGGAGATGCAGCCACGCGGCCGCACCGAAGAGCCGACCGATGACCGACGAGACCGAAGCCAAACCTCAGCGCGAGCACCGCAATCGTGTGCTCAAGGGCGCGACGATCATCACCGGCGTCAAGAACTCCGAGATCGCCGTCACCATCCGCAACCAGAACAGCGGTGGCGCCGAACTGCGCGTGCCGCTGGACGCACGCGTGCCCGAACGCTTCCTTCTCTATGTTCCGGTCGACGGCATCGGCTACCGTGCGGTTGTCCGCTGGCGCAAGAGCGAGCGCGTCGGCGTCGAATTCGAAGGCACCGAGGCCAAGCCCGCCTGGCATTATGGCTGACGAGCCGGTTTCCACAATCAGCCAATGAAAAAGGCCGGCGGATCGCTCCGCCGGCCTTTTTCTTGCAGCTGTCGCTGCAGGACTTCTTAGTTCTTGGCCTTGTCGACCAGCTTGTTCTTGGAGATCCACGGCATCATGCCGCGCAGCTTGGTGCCGACTTCCTCGATCTGGTGAGCGTCGTTCATGCGGCGGATGCCCTTGAAGCGGGCTGCGCCCGAACGGTATTCCTGCATCCAGTCAGAGGTGAACTTGCCGGTCTGGATGTCGTGCAGCACGCGCTTCATCTCGGCCTTGGTCTCGGCGGTGATGATACGCGGACCCGTGACATATTCGCCCCACTCGGCGGTGTTCGAGATCGAGTAGTTCATGTTGGCGATGCCGCCTTCATAGATCAGGTCGACGATCAGCTTCACTTCGTGCAGGCACTCGAAATAGGCCATCTCAGGCGCGTAGCCGGCTTCCACCAGCGTCTCGAAACCGGCGCGGATGAGCTCGACCAGACCGCCGCAGAGGACCACCTGCTCGCCGAACAGATCGGTTTCGCACTCTTCCTTGAAGTTGGTCTCGATGATGCCCGAACGGCCGCCGCCGACGCCGCAGGCGTAGGAGAGCGCGAGGTCAAGGGCGTTGCCCGAAGCGTCCTGGTGAACGGCGACCAGGCACGGCACGCCGCCGCCCTTCTGGTATTCGCCGCGCACGGTGTGACCCGGGCCCTTCGGCGCGATCATGACGACGTCGACCGAAGCCTTCGGCTCGATCAGGCCGAAATGCACGTT
This genomic window contains:
- a CDS encoding endonuclease/exonuclease/phosphatase family protein, translating into MSLRLATFNVENLMNRFDYSGYRNQLNEDRTLALFEIHSEAEYRVLEQARAIAHADDMRQLTALAIAETRADIICLQEVDNIEALKAFEYGYLFKMVGQGYQHKYTTSGNDSRGIDVAVMMRAETAQGQPIEFVRMTSHAHVTFEQFGLHTPELAALGQEPFERIFRRDCLEIDVKIGGKPLTIYSVHFKSMGSPRNGLNGRDATMPIRIAEAKAVRRIIEDRFGKDHVADKRWVICGDMNDYRQKLVIGGDSYQGYSFTPVNETGSCLDVLLADGFAENVVERLPEMERWTLYHTRGPQERHLCQLDYILLSPSLARSNVQARPDIVRRGQPWRTVFPPGQEVERYPRAGWDRPKASDHCPVAVTLDIA
- a CDS encoding BA14K family protein, with the translated sequence MQRTLSSLARSGLVALGLVAGLPFAVSAGPISLGSMPLANAQPTDLTPIPVQSRCGSLPGCRDSWSRENWRQDGWRRDDWRRNDWRRDGWRDDWRWRHRPQHRRNFSGTGIYLNFGIPAYRYYEPRYYQPRYVQPRRIYRGEASSAHVRWCYNRYRSYRAWDNTFQPYNGPRQQCWSPYR
- the ilvC gene encoding ketol-acid reductoisomerase; this encodes MRVYYDRDADLNLIKGKKVAIIGYGSQGRAHALNLKDSGAKELVIGLKAGSATAKKVEADGLKVMTVAEAAKWADLMMMATPDELQADIYRDEIAPNIRDGAAIAFAHGLNVHFGLIEPKASVDVVMIAPKGPGHTVRGEYQKGGGVPCLVAVHQDASGNALDLALSYACGVGGGRSGIIETNFKEECETDLFGEQVVLCGGLVELIRAGFETLVEAGYAPEMAYFECLHEVKLIVDLIYEGGIANMNYSISNTAEWGEYVTGPRIITAETKAEMKRVLHDIQTGKFTSDWMQEYRSGAARFKGIRRMNDAHQIEEVGTKLRGMMPWISKNKLVDKAKN